GGACTGGACCGCTTGGCCAAACGCCTGCGGCAGCTGCCGCGCCCCGTGCTGGGGCGCATCGCCGATGACGCGCTGTGGCTGGATCTGCGCTGCCTGGAATCCGCGGACGAAGCGGCCTTTCTCGCGCAATGGAGCACGCTGCAAGCATGATTGTCGGCACCGCCGGGCATATCGACCATGGCAAGACAAGCCTGGTGCGGGCACTGACCGGCATCGAAACCGATCGCCTGCAGGAAGAACGTACGCGCGGCATCTCCATCGAACTGGGCTATGCCTATGTCCCGGTGGAAAGCACGGGCGACGGGAGTGCCGAGGCGATGCTGGGCTTCGTCGACGTGCCGGGCCATGAGCGCTTCGTGCATACGATGGTGGCCGGCGCCACCGGCATCGATGTTGCCCTGCTGGTGATCGCCGCTGACGACGGCGTGATGCCGCAGACCCGCGAGCACCTGGCGATCCTGCAATTGCTGGGCGTGGATCGCGGCGCGGTGGCGCTGACCAAGATCGACCGCGTGGACGCCGCGCGCATCGCCCGGGTCGAGATCGAGATCGCCGCACTTCTGGCCGCGACGCCGCTGCAGGATTCCCCCGTATTCGCCTGCAACAGCACTTCCCCCGATGACGCCGGCATCAACGCCTTGCGCGCCCACCTGCACGCATGGGCCGCGGGCGATGCCAACGCGCGCCAGGCCGCGCTGCGCAGCGAGCTGTTCCGCATGCCGGTGGACCGCGTGTTCTCGTTGGCGGGCCACGGCACATTGGTGACCGGCGCGGTGCATGGCGGCGTCGCCACGGTGGGCGAGCACCTGCAACTGATGCCCGCCGCCACCGATGTCCGCGTGCGCAGCATCCACGCGCAGAACCAGCCCAGCGAACACGCCATGGCTGGGCAGCGCTGCGCGTTGAACCTGGCCGCCATCGCCCGCGACGAGATTCATCGTGGCGACTGGATCGCCGACCCGCGCGCGCTGCTGGCCACCACCCGCATCGATGTGCGGCTGCGGCTTTCCGCGCTGGCCGCACCGTTGCGTGACTGGGCACCCCTGCACATCCACTGGGGCACGATGCACCGGCAGGCCCATGTGGTATTGCTGGAAGACGACGATCGCGGCAATGGGCAGCTTGTGCAGCTGGTCTTCGAGGCGCCGGTCTGTGCGATGTGTGGTGATCGCTTCATCGCCCGTGATTCAGCCGCGACCCACACGCTGGGCGGTGGCATCGTGCTCGACCCGGACCCGCCACAGCGGCGCCGGCGCAGCCCGGCACGGCTCGCTTGGCTTGGGGCGCTGGAACAGCTGGCCGCAGGTGCGGGAATCGGCCCGCTGTTGCAGCAGGCTCCCTTCGGCATTGCCATGGCCGCGTTGCAGCGCTACTGCCGGCGCGCCGCCGACCAGATCGATCTGCCTGCGGACGCACAGCGTATCGTCACCCGCGATGACACGGTGATCATCCTCGCCTCGCACTGGCAGGCATTACGCGAGCAGGTGATCGCCTCGCTGCGCGGCTGGCACGAGCGACGCCCGGACGAACCCGGCGTCGACAGCGGCCGCCTGCAGCGCAGCACCCTACCCTCCCTTGCAGCGAGCCTCTGGACGGCTCTCCTGCAGGACCTGCTCGCCGACGGCACGCTGCAACGCGTGGGCGCCTGGTGGCGCCTGCCCGGTCACAACCATGCACCACCGGAACGCGAACGACTTCTACTGGAACGTGTGCTTCCGCAACTGCATGCCGGTAGCTTTGATCCGCCATGGGTGCGCACCCTGGCCGCCGAGATCGGTCTGGCCGAGGACGATGTCCGGGCGGTCCTGCGCCGGGCCGCAGCGCGCGGCGATCTGTTCCAGGTGGTACCGGACCTGTTCTATGCGCCGGCCCGCATCGCCGAGCTGGCCGCGATCGTCGCGCAGCTGTCACAGGCCAGCGGCACGGTGGATGCGGCGGCCTTCCGCGATGCCATCGGCCTGGGCCGCAAACGCAGCATCCAGATCTTGGAGTTCTTCAATCGCGTTGGCTACACTCGACGCGTCGGTGACCAGCATC
The sequence above is a segment of the Stenotrophomonas maltophilia genome. Coding sequences within it:
- the selB gene encoding selenocysteine-specific translation elongation factor; translated protein: MIVGTAGHIDHGKTSLVRALTGIETDRLQEERTRGISIELGYAYVPVESTGDGSAEAMLGFVDVPGHERFVHTMVAGATGIDVALLVIAADDGVMPQTREHLAILQLLGVDRGAVALTKIDRVDAARIARVEIEIAALLAATPLQDSPVFACNSTSPDDAGINALRAHLHAWAAGDANARQAALRSELFRMPVDRVFSLAGHGTLVTGAVHGGVATVGEHLQLMPAATDVRVRSIHAQNQPSEHAMAGQRCALNLAAIARDEIHRGDWIADPRALLATTRIDVRLRLSALAAPLRDWAPLHIHWGTMHRQAHVVLLEDDDRGNGQLVQLVFEAPVCAMCGDRFIARDSAATHTLGGGIVLDPDPPQRRRRSPARLAWLGALEQLAAGAGIGPLLQQAPFGIAMAALQRYCRRAADQIDLPADAQRIVTRDDTVIILASHWQALREQVIASLRGWHERRPDEPGVDSGRLQRSTLPSLAASLWTALLQDLLADGTLQRVGAWWRLPGHNHAPPERERLLLERVLPQLHAGSFDPPWVRTLAAEIGLAEDDVRAVLRRAAARGDLFQVVPDLFYAPARIAELAAIVAQLSQASGTVDAAAFRDAIGLGRKRSIQILEFFNRVGYTRRVGDQHRPRGDLQWNAARD